In bacterium, a single window of DNA contains:
- the rho gene encoding transcription termination factor Rho (An RNA-DNA helicase that actively releases nascent mRNAs from paused transcription complexes), whose amino-acid sequence MTEPAQQESSVRRVREAKDALDIRTLKEMKSAELTKIAVELNVDGATSLRKQELIFKMLHAPTDTSGLKVARTVIVSRPGGYELIRPHDYNYLSAPLRHF is encoded by the coding sequence ATGACTGAACCCGCACAGCAGGAAAGCTCGGTTCGCCGGGTACGCGAGGCCAAGGACGCGCTCGACATCCGTACGCTGAAAGAGATGAAGAGCGCCGAGCTCACCAAGATCGCTGTCGAGCTCAACGTCGACGGCGCGACCTCGCTTCGCAAACAGGAGCTGATCTTCAAGATGCTTCATGCGCCAACCGACACGAGCGGCCTGAAGGTCGCGCGGACCGTTATCGTATCCCGGCCCGGGGGATACGAGCTCATACGCCCGCACGACTACAACTATCTTTCCGCTCCGCTCAGGCACTTT
- a CDS encoding YihA family ribosome biogenesis GTP-binding protein, with amino-acid sequence MKVKSAQYLCSVVRPGDFLDDARPQVAFVGRSNVGKSTLLNRLVGRHGLARISSTPGRTRAINYFEINSSFYFVDLPGYGYARVSKTERQSWANLMASYFEMASGKAMVIQLVDAKVGATELDQQSAEYLRSVGVDPIVVATKADRVKKGKLQATLGSIQRDLGLLDSVIIPFAAPSGEGSKQIWRSIEQYLGSFDSRGDNQGDDHD; translated from the coding sequence GTGAAGGTCAAGAGTGCTCAATACCTATGTTCGGTTGTTCGACCGGGAGATTTCCTGGACGACGCCCGTCCGCAAGTTGCGTTCGTCGGCCGTTCGAACGTCGGCAAGTCGACACTTCTGAACAGGCTGGTGGGCCGGCACGGTTTGGCGCGCATCAGCTCGACACCAGGTAGAACGCGAGCCATCAACTACTTCGAAATCAACTCGAGTTTCTATTTCGTCGATCTCCCCGGATATGGCTACGCAAGGGTCTCGAAGACGGAAAGACAGAGCTGGGCGAATCTGATGGCGAGCTATTTCGAGATGGCATCCGGGAAGGCGATGGTCATTCAGCTCGTCGACGCCAAGGTCGGCGCAACCGAGCTCGATCAGCAGAGCGCCGAGTACTTACGGTCCGTTGGCGTCGACCCGATCGTGGTCGCGACCAAGGCGGACCGGGTCAAGAAGGGCAAGCTCCAAGCTACGCTGGGCTCGATCCAGCGAGACCTGGGGCTACTCGACTCGGTGATCATTCCCTTCGCGGCTCCAAGCGGCGAGGGCTCGAAACAGATCTGGAGATCCATCGAACAATACCTCGGCTCATTCGATAGCCGAGGAGACAACCAAGGGGACGACCATGACTGA